One window of the Conexibacter sp. SYSU D00693 genome contains the following:
- a CDS encoding PaaI family thioesterase: protein MSRETWFAPQGGTSDEWLAWANRLPLADDLGMTCGRLGDGEGVFHLARAPLTPNPNGGVNGGLVAAAADQVMGALGMMEAPDGHAIATASLTVQFQRPALAPLTFHGRTTKRGRTLVFIDVDVLDGDGRLCSSAKGTMMVVPFAQP, encoded by the coding sequence ATGAGCCGCGAGACCTGGTTCGCGCCGCAGGGCGGCACGTCGGACGAGTGGCTGGCGTGGGCCAACCGCCTGCCGCTGGCCGACGACCTGGGCATGACCTGCGGCCGGCTCGGCGACGGCGAGGGGGTCTTCCACCTCGCCCGCGCACCGCTCACCCCCAACCCCAACGGCGGGGTCAACGGGGGCCTGGTCGCCGCGGCCGCCGATCAGGTCATGGGGGCGCTCGGGATGATGGAGGCGCCCGACGGCCATGCGATCGCCACCGCGAGCCTCACCGTCCAGTTCCAGCGCCCCGCACTGGCGCCCCTCACGTTCCACGGCCGTACGACCAAGCGCGGCCGCACGCTGGTCTTCATCGACGTCGATGTGCTCGACGGCGACGGCCGGCTGTGCAGCAGCGCGAAGGGCACGATGATGGTCGTGCCCTTCGCCCAGCCCTGA